A region of Moorena producens PAL-8-15-08-1 DNA encodes the following proteins:
- a CDS encoding helix-turn-helix domain-containing protein — MEKSWFSTNLKVVFDQNLPQIFSESFTSSLAASTDSGSTGQKSKKIRLFLNPEQRAIIRQWFGVSRYVFNKTVKILVRVASASPKDGEVKANWKAIKTGILNGLPEWCKAVPYQIKSIAIKDACTAVREAKKKYKKTGQINRVRFRSRKNPVQSCYIPKSAVSVKGVYHTKLGELTFAETLPGNICDCRLTSNNGNYYLTVPYNTAQIKAENQGRVVALDPGVRTVLMQSLMGETTAVAHGGNPQDRAASPRPRCIAF, encoded by the coding sequence GTGGAAAAATCATGGTTCTCGACCAACCTGAAAGTTGTCTTTGATCAGAACTTACCACAGATCTTCTCTGAATCATTCACGTCTTCTCTTGCTGCGTCCACGGACTCAGGAAGTACGGGTCAAAAATCAAAAAAGATCCGACTATTCCTAAATCCTGAACAACGTGCAATCATCCGTCAGTGGTTTGGAGTATCCCGTTACGTCTTTAATAAGACCGTCAAAATTCTTGTTCGCGTAGCGTCGGCTTCGCCGAAAGATGGTGAAGTTAAAGCTAACTGGAAAGCCATTAAAACCGGTATATTGAATGGGCTTCCCGAGTGGTGCAAGGCAGTACCTTATCAAATTAAATCTATAGCAATAAAGGATGCCTGTACCGCTGTTAGGGAGGCAAAAAAAAAATACAAAAAGACTGGACAAATTAATCGCGTTCGCTTTAGGTCTCGCAAGAATCCCGTTCAGTCCTGCTATATTCCAAAATCAGCTGTCTCAGTAAAGGGTGTCTATCACACAAAACTAGGCGAATTAACCTTTGCTGAGACTCTTCCGGGTAATATTTGTGATTGTCGATTGACTAGTAATAATGGGAATTATTACCTGACAGTCCCTTACAATACAGCTCAAATCAAAGCCGAAAACCAAGGTAGAGTAGTTGCATTAGACCCCGGTGTTAGGACTGTCTTGATGCAGTCGCTCATGGGGGAAACCACGGCAGTCGCTCATGGGGGGAACCCCCAAGACCGCGCTGCCTCCCCAAGACCGCGCTGCATCGCTTTTTGA
- a CDS encoding 4-hydroxybenzoate solanesyltransferase, whose product MLTQPNPNPIPTWLAIMRLLRWDKPTGRLILMVPALWAVFLAAQGKPPIPLVAVIVLGTLATSAAGCVINDVWDHNIDSQVARTRSRPLASKALSVKVGVVVALVAMVCAGVIALYLNPFTFGLCVAAVPVIVFYPSAKRVFPVPQLVMAIAWGFAVLISWSAITTTLEPATWLLWGATVLWALGFDTVYAMPDREDDQRIGVRSSALFFGKYAADAVGVFFAGTASLLAGLGVVMDLQLGFWLVLAIATVVWIWHYTRLRKPNHPTSVYGEIFRQNVWIGFVLLAGMIIGSN is encoded by the coding sequence ATGCTTACCCAGCCAAACCCCAATCCCATACCCACCTGGCTAGCCATTATGCGACTGTTGCGATGGGATAAGCCAACTGGACGATTGATTTTAATGGTGCCAGCACTGTGGGCAGTTTTTTTAGCAGCCCAAGGGAAACCACCGATTCCCCTGGTTGCTGTGATTGTTCTTGGAACTTTAGCCACCAGTGCTGCTGGCTGTGTAATTAATGACGTTTGGGATCACAATATTGATTCCCAAGTGGCGCGAACTCGCTCACGCCCTTTGGCATCCAAAGCCCTATCGGTCAAAGTTGGTGTAGTAGTTGCCTTAGTTGCTATGGTCTGCGCTGGGGTGATTGCTCTGTATCTTAATCCTTTCACCTTTGGGCTTTGCGTGGCCGCTGTACCAGTAATTGTGTTTTACCCATCTGCCAAGCGAGTGTTTCCTGTACCGCAACTGGTTATGGCAATTGCTTGGGGTTTTGCTGTACTGATTAGTTGGAGTGCCATTACTACTACTCTAGAACCAGCTACCTGGTTACTCTGGGGAGCAACAGTACTTTGGGCATTGGGATTTGACACAGTCTATGCCATGCCAGACCGGGAGGATGACCAGAGGATTGGGGTGCGCTCTAGTGCCTTGTTTTTCGGTAAGTATGCTGCTGATGCCGTAGGTGTGTTCTTTGCTGGTACTGCTAGCTTGCTTGCTGGCCTCGGGGTTGTGATGGATCTCCAACTGGGCTTTTGGTTAGTGCTAGCGATCGCGACAGTAGTCTGGATTTGGCACTATACTAGACTACGAAAGCCCAATCATCCCACATCTGTCTATGGAGAGATTTTTCGCCAAAATGTCTGGATTGGCTTTGTGCTACTGGCCGGGATGATTATTGGTAGTAATTAG
- the psbA gene encoding photosystem II q(b) protein, with product MTTVLQQSNTSVWSQFCNWVTSTNNRLYVGWFGVLMIPTLLAATTCFIIAFIAAPPVDIDGIREPVAGSLMYGNNIISGAVVPSSNAIGLHFYPIWEAASLDEWLYNGGPYQLVVFHFLIGVFAYMGREWELSYRLGMRPWICVAYSAPVAAASAVFLIYPIGQGSFSDGMPLGISGTFNFMFVFQAEHNILMHPFHMLGVAGVFGGSLFSAMHGSLVTSSLVRETTETESQNYGYKFGQEEETYNIVAAHGYFGRLIFQYASFNNSRSLHFFLGAWPVIGIWFTALGISTMAFNLNGFNFNQSIIDSQGHVINTWADVLNRANLGFEVMHERNAHNFPLDLAAAEATPVALTAPAING from the coding sequence ATGACTACTGTATTACAACAGAGCAACACCTCTGTGTGGTCTCAGTTCTGCAATTGGGTTACCTCCACCAACAACCGCCTCTATGTGGGCTGGTTTGGTGTATTAATGATCCCAACCCTGCTAGCTGCTACCACCTGCTTCATCATTGCTTTCATCGCTGCTCCTCCTGTGGACATCGATGGTATCCGCGAGCCCGTTGCTGGTTCCTTGATGTACGGAAACAACATCATCTCTGGTGCTGTTGTTCCTTCTTCTAACGCTATTGGCTTACACTTCTACCCAATCTGGGAAGCTGCTTCTCTCGATGAGTGGCTTTACAACGGTGGTCCTTACCAGTTGGTAGTGTTCCACTTCCTGATTGGTGTATTTGCCTACATGGGTCGTGAGTGGGAACTGAGCTACCGCTTAGGTATGCGTCCTTGGATCTGCGTAGCTTACAGCGCACCGGTTGCAGCTGCTAGCGCCGTATTCTTGATCTACCCAATTGGACAAGGTTCTTTCTCCGATGGTATGCCTCTAGGTATCAGCGGAACCTTCAACTTCATGTTCGTGTTCCAAGCTGAGCACAACATCCTAATGCACCCGTTCCACATGCTAGGTGTAGCCGGTGTATTCGGTGGTTCTTTGTTCAGTGCAATGCACGGTTCTTTGGTAACCTCCTCCTTAGTACGTGAGACTACTGAAACTGAGTCTCAGAACTATGGTTACAAGTTCGGTCAAGAGGAAGAAACTTACAACATCGTGGCAGCTCACGGCTACTTCGGTCGTTTAATCTTCCAATACGCTTCCTTCAACAACAGCCGTTCCTTGCACTTCTTCTTAGGTGCATGGCCTGTAATCGGCATCTGGTTTACTGCACTGGGCATCAGCACCATGGCATTTAACCTCAACGGTTTCAACTTCAACCAGAGCATCATTGACTCACAAGGTCACGTGATCAACACCTGGGCTGATGTACTAAACCGCGCCAACCTAGGTTTCGAGGTAATGCACGAGCGTAACGCTCACAACTTCCCTCTAGACCTAGCTGCGGCTGAAGCTACTCCTGTAGCTTTGACTGCTCCAGCAATCAACGGTTAA
- a CDS encoding transposase: MVIKIQNLVNELHHKAARFLVDNFDVILLPTFETSEMAKKGNRKIRSKTVRNLLSFAHYRFKEFLKHKAQETGKVVVDVCEAYTSKTVSWTGELINIGGSKTIKSKIDGRSMD; this comes from the coding sequence ATGGTCATTAAAATCCAAAATCTAGTCAACGAGTTACATCACAAGGCTGCCCGATTTTTAGTTGATAACTTTGATGTGATACTGCTTCCCACTTTTGAGACGTCAGAAATGGCCAAAAAAGGGAACAGAAAAATCCGATCTAAAACTGTTCGGAATTTACTTTCTTTCGCTCACTACCGATTCAAGGAGTTTCTGAAACATAAAGCCCAAGAAACAGGAAAAGTAGTGGTTGATGTTTGTGAAGCCTATACCAGTAAAACGGTTAGCTGGACTGGTGAGTTAATCAATATTGGTGGCAGCAAGACTATTAAGTCAAAAATTGATGGCCGATCAATGGATTGA
- a CDS encoding aminotransferase class I/II-fold pyridoxal phosphate-dependent enzyme — MSKNSCTRILDCLYISTYKNTLPMRVDIWSQLKLSTERLQSLHASGQDISTLKEKIAAKLKILEPLELYWKFPGINAFRRLQQHFEGQEYSRLSWEVTQIIRLMSSRAELYAQAYMDQIFASEQKDGQQIISVDKYNQNSNQLYFTVLFVEDDITPEKEKELCEKLAEIASKTDKFIYQIIVLSNFEDALTALMLNHSIQCCVIGYDFPLRSNNRLSLLEEYMSGLEQAELAGEYYQPRGFTLGAIIHKLRPELDLYLLSDVSVVDVDAEAHQNFRRIFYNQEDYLEVHLSIIQGIEKRYETPFFDALRNYSQEPTGVFHAMPISRGNSIFKSDWIQDMGEFYGQNLFLAETSATSGGLDSLLHPTGTLKQAQSLAARSFGSRQTFFVTNGTSTANKIVVQAILTPGDIVLVDQHCHKSHHYGIVLVGAQPLYLNAYSLKEYSIYGAIPLKEIKQQLLKFKREGQLEQVKMLLLTNCTFNGIVYNVKRVMEEILAIKPDLVFLWDEAWFAFARCTSTYRERTAMQAATELHTRYHSPQYRKEYAAFKEQFDRLDPEDDHTWLNQRLLPDPDQVKIRVYSTQSIHKSLSGLRQSSMIHIWDEEFNRRSEIDFLEAYMTHTTTSPNYQILASLDLARRQVDLEGFKLVHSQIDMAMVVREKVNTHPLLGKYFKILTPEELIPETYRPSGLKRYQTQEDPEAEFQRIEQAWEDDEFVLDPTRLTLYIGKTGIDGYTFQNSVLMEQCNIQVNKVSDTF, encoded by the coding sequence GTGTCCAAAAACTCATGTACTCGCATTCTTGATTGCTTGTATATCAGCACTTATAAAAATACCTTACCAATGCGTGTTGACATCTGGAGCCAACTGAAATTGTCAACAGAGCGCTTGCAATCTCTTCACGCCAGTGGCCAGGATATCTCGACCTTAAAGGAAAAAATTGCAGCTAAACTCAAAATTCTCGAACCCCTCGAGCTCTACTGGAAATTTCCAGGGATCAATGCATTTCGACGATTGCAGCAGCACTTTGAGGGCCAGGAATATTCTCGACTTTCCTGGGAAGTGACTCAAATTATACGTTTGATGTCTAGCCGTGCTGAACTGTATGCCCAAGCATACATGGATCAGATTTTTGCAAGCGAACAGAAAGATGGACAGCAAATTATATCAGTCGATAAGTACAATCAAAACTCTAATCAACTCTATTTTACCGTCTTATTTGTCGAAGACGACATAACACCGGAAAAAGAAAAAGAATTATGCGAAAAACTGGCAGAAATCGCTTCAAAAACAGACAAGTTTATTTATCAGATCATCGTCCTTTCTAACTTTGAGGATGCCCTAACAGCTTTGATGTTGAATCACAGCATTCAATGCTGTGTTATCGGCTACGACTTTCCCCTGCGTTCAAACAACCGTTTGTCACTGCTGGAAGAATACATGAGTGGTTTAGAACAAGCTGAATTAGCTGGGGAATATTACCAACCGAGAGGTTTTACTTTAGGTGCGATTATACATAAGTTGCGTCCAGAGTTGGATTTATACTTGTTGAGCGATGTATCCGTGGTTGATGTGGATGCTGAGGCGCATCAGAACTTCCGCCGCATTTTCTACAACCAGGAAGACTATCTTGAAGTACACTTAAGTATTATTCAAGGCATCGAAAAACGTTACGAAACCCCTTTCTTCGATGCCTTAAGAAATTACAGCCAAGAACCCACAGGGGTATTTCATGCCATGCCCATTTCCCGGGGAAATTCCATTTTTAAGTCTGATTGGATTCAGGACATGGGAGAGTTCTATGGTCAAAATCTATTTTTAGCAGAAACTTCAGCAACCAGTGGAGGATTAGACTCATTATTGCACCCGACTGGTACCCTTAAACAGGCTCAGAGTTTAGCAGCAAGAAGCTTTGGTTCCAGGCAAACTTTTTTCGTGACTAATGGGACTTCAACTGCCAATAAAATTGTTGTGCAAGCAATTTTAACCCCAGGTGATATTGTCTTGGTTGACCAGCATTGCCACAAATCTCACCATTACGGCATCGTCTTAGTAGGTGCTCAACCCCTTTACCTCAATGCCTATTCCCTCAAAGAATATAGTATCTATGGTGCTATCCCTTTAAAGGAAATCAAGCAACAATTGCTCAAGTTCAAGCGGGAGGGGCAATTGGAGCAGGTGAAGATGCTGTTACTGACAAACTGTACCTTTAATGGCATTGTTTACAACGTTAAGCGAGTCATGGAAGAAATACTGGCAATCAAGCCAGATCTAGTTTTCCTCTGGGACGAAGCCTGGTTTGCCTTTGCTCGTTGCACCTCAACCTATCGAGAACGTACAGCAATGCAAGCTGCCACAGAACTTCATACTCGCTATCACAGTCCCCAATACCGAAAGGAGTATGCAGCCTTTAAGGAACAATTTGATCGGCTTGATCCAGAGGATGATCACACCTGGCTGAACCAGCGCCTGTTACCCGATCCAGATCAAGTCAAGATTCGGGTGTACTCAACCCAATCAATACATAAATCTCTGTCTGGGCTGCGTCAATCATCCATGATTCACATCTGGGACGAGGAGTTCAACCGTAGGTCGGAAATTGATTTTCTAGAGGCTTACATGACCCACACCACCACGTCCCCCAATTACCAAATTCTGGCTTCTCTGGATTTAGCGCGGCGACAAGTTGATTTGGAAGGCTTCAAATTGGTTCATTCCCAGATTGATATGGCAATGGTAGTGCGGGAGAAGGTTAACACTCATCCATTGCTAGGAAAATACTTCAAGATACTTACTCCTGAAGAGTTGATTCCCGAAACCTATCGCCCATCAGGTCTGAAACGTTACCAAACTCAGGAAGATCCAGAAGCAGAGTTCCAGCGTATCGAGCAAGCCTGGGAGGATGATGAATTTGTTCTCGACCCCACGCGGCTGACTTTGTACATTGGCAAGACAGGAATCGATGGCTATACTTTCCAAAATTCTGTACTGATGGAACAGTGTAATATTCAGGTTAACAAGGTTTCCGATACTTTTTAG
- a CDS encoding IS200/IS605 family element transposase accessory protein TnpB — protein MKTPTKIIRTDKWTLNPTPEQRVLLGETVEVYRRACRYLVGIIYTHWGELGELTADQLTPAVEKLMHKTAKRPSIKYPQFNKTFYKFPSYLRRAAIAFSAGQVSSLVTRYRDWQSGSRKRKDAKAPRLNANTGCYPSLYKGQCYKLHGFDQVEIKVFNGSDWIWTTVQITGLRERHLVATNKMMSPSLVFNDRFCHLSVPFTCKPEKRKPEANVTAVDLGINTTATIAVVTHSGTVIYREFIHPGRDIDRRDKRLKSVSMRGSKTMGKGGKLHKGFCSSTYDKCRRINHQIGHIVSKRIVEIAERFNSVRVAWPTALAIVFEDLKGWKPRGGRKRSNLRQRFHGWLKAKIRDFTEMKWAELGGKVIEVLAAYTSKLAYDGSGTVRRDSNNYALATFSSAKRFNADLNGAYNIGARGVFKLVRRNSNEGRSSKRSGRPPRSWACLCDLWTLRSSKLA, from the coding sequence ATGAAAACGCCAACAAAGATCATTCGCACCGATAAATGGACTCTCAACCCCACTCCTGAGCAACGTGTACTGCTTGGTGAGACGGTTGAAGTCTATCGTCGGGCTTGTCGATATCTGGTTGGCATCATCTATACCCACTGGGGAGAACTTGGGGAATTAACGGCAGATCAATTGACCCCTGCTGTTGAAAAGTTGATGCACAAAACGGCTAAACGTCCTAGTATCAAATACCCGCAGTTCAATAAAACCTTCTACAAATTCCCTAGTTACTTACGTCGGGCTGCAATCGCATTCTCTGCTGGTCAGGTCAGTAGTTTAGTTACTCGTTATAGGGATTGGCAATCAGGAAGTAGAAAAAGAAAGGATGCCAAGGCTCCAAGACTAAACGCAAACACTGGTTGTTACCCTTCTTTGTATAAAGGTCAATGTTATAAATTACATGGCTTTGACCAAGTAGAAATTAAAGTTTTTAATGGCTCTGACTGGATTTGGACAACGGTTCAAATTACTGGACTTAGGGAGCGTCATTTAGTGGCAACCAACAAGATGATGTCTCCTTCATTGGTGTTCAATGATAGGTTTTGTCATTTGTCTGTTCCGTTCACTTGTAAGCCAGAAAAAAGAAAACCAGAGGCAAATGTTACAGCAGTTGATTTAGGCATAAATACTACTGCAACAATAGCGGTTGTCACCCACAGCGGCACTGTAATTTACCGGGAGTTTATTCACCCGGGGAGAGACATAGACCGTAGGGACAAACGACTAAAATCCGTATCTATGCGGGGGTCCAAGACTATGGGTAAAGGCGGAAAACTTCATAAAGGCTTCTGTTCTAGTACCTATGATAAATGTCGGAGAATTAACCATCAGATAGGCCATATTGTTTCAAAGCGAATTGTTGAGATTGCTGAAAGATTCAACTCTGTTCGCGTAGCGTGGCCTACGGCCTTAGCAATAGTATTTGAGGATCTCAAAGGATGGAAGCCAAGGGGTGGACGAAAACGTTCCAATCTACGGCAAAGATTCCATGGATGGCTCAAGGCAAAAATTCGTGACTTTACAGAAATGAAATGGGCAGAATTGGGAGGTAAAGTTATAGAAGTTCTGGCAGCATATACTTCCAAGCTTGCCTATGATGGCTCTGGCACAGTCAGACGTGATTCAAATAATTATGCCCTAGCAACCTTCTCTTCAGCTAAGCGTTTCAATGCAGACTTAAATGGTGCTTACAACATCGGTGCTAGAGGTGTTTTTAAACTCGTTCGTAGAAATAGCAACGAGGGTCGTTCCAGCAAAAGATCTGGACGACCGCCTAGAAGCTGGGCTTGCTTGTGTGACTTATGGACGCTTCGTAGTTCTAAGTTAGCATAG
- a CDS encoding ribulose bisphosphate carboxylase small subunit: protein MKTLPKERRYETLSYLPPLSDSQIMRQVEYILAEGYIPAIEFNESSEPEIYYWTLWKLPLFKATSPKDVLAEVDECRSEYRDCYIRVVGFDNVKQCQVLSFIIHKPNDGVSRSRW, encoded by the coding sequence ATGAAAACATTACCAAAAGAGCGTCGTTACGAAACCCTTTCCTACTTACCCCCCCTGAGTGACTCTCAGATTATGCGGCAAGTGGAGTACATCTTAGCGGAAGGTTACATCCCTGCGATCGAGTTCAACGAAAGCTCTGAACCAGAGATTTACTACTGGACATTATGGAAACTGCCTTTGTTCAAGGCTACTTCACCTAAAGATGTGCTAGCTGAAGTGGATGAGTGTCGCTCTGAATACCGCGACTGCTATATCCGGGTTGTGGGTTTTGATAACGTTAAGCAGTGCCAAGTTCTCAGTTTCATCATTCACAAGCCTAATGACGGTGTTAGCCGCAGCCGTTGGTAA
- a CDS encoding GH1 family beta-glucosidase, whose protein sequence is MTNSDRISYQFPEKFIWGVATASYQIEGAVSEGGRKPSVWDTFSGTPGKILNGDTGAVACDHYHRYKEDIELMVKLGIKDYRFSIAWPRIIPDGGGKVNQEGVDFYKRLVDCLLDHGITPHATLFHWDSPQALEDKYKSWLSRQMAFDFADYVTAVVTQLGDRITNWMTINEIMCFTHLGYGVDQDPIHAPGRRVNSIKQVWQTSHHALLAHGLGCQAIRSASRVPCSIAFVDNLSVTVPINESPYHVAAAKKAFPLCGQNGGIIIPALTGAYSPELLEVLGDNAPDIGPCDLQIIHQPLDGICLNIYTGTYVRAADNPQGYEFLGMPKGYPRMNLPWLNILPDSLYWGIRHVSETLGRSDLPMFITENGCAAQDELNARGEVIDTDRILYLREYFKAAHRAVSEGYPLNGYFLWSLMDNFEWYWGYDRRFGITYIDYPTQQRIPKASFEWYSQCIENNRVV, encoded by the coding sequence ATGACTAACAGCGATCGCATCAGTTACCAATTCCCAGAGAAGTTCATATGGGGAGTAGCCACCGCTTCCTATCAGATTGAAGGAGCAGTAAGTGAAGGAGGACGCAAACCTAGTGTGTGGGATACCTTCAGTGGTACCCCTGGAAAAATACTTAATGGTGATACCGGTGCGGTTGCTTGTGACCACTACCATCGCTACAAAGAAGATATAGAGCTGATGGTCAAACTAGGGATCAAGGATTATCGCTTTAGCATTGCTTGGCCTCGGATTATTCCTGACGGGGGTGGGAAAGTCAATCAGGAAGGGGTTGATTTCTATAAGCGCTTGGTGGATTGCTTGTTAGATCATGGCATTACTCCCCATGCCACTCTATTTCATTGGGACTCTCCCCAAGCCCTAGAAGACAAATACAAGTCTTGGCTTTCTCGCCAGATGGCCTTTGACTTTGCGGATTATGTTACTGCTGTGGTCACTCAATTAGGCGATCGCATTACCAATTGGATGACCATTAATGAGATCATGTGTTTTACTCACTTAGGCTATGGGGTTGACCAGGACCCGATCCATGCTCCCGGTAGGCGTGTTAACTCCATCAAACAGGTATGGCAGACCTCTCATCATGCCCTTTTAGCTCATGGTTTGGGCTGTCAAGCCATCCGTAGTGCTTCCCGGGTTCCCTGTTCTATAGCCTTTGTGGATAACTTGTCCGTCACTGTGCCAATCAATGAGTCACCGTACCATGTGGCAGCAGCAAAAAAGGCATTCCCTTTATGTGGGCAAAATGGCGGTATCATTATCCCTGCTCTGACTGGTGCTTATAGTCCTGAATTACTTGAAGTGTTAGGAGACAATGCCCCAGACATCGGACCATGTGACCTACAAATTATTCATCAGCCTCTGGATGGGATTTGTCTTAATATTTACACTGGTACCTATGTCCGGGCTGCTGACAATCCACAGGGGTACGAGTTCCTTGGTATGCCCAAAGGCTACCCTCGCATGAATCTGCCTTGGCTGAATATCCTACCAGATTCCCTTTATTGGGGGATTCGTCATGTCAGTGAAACCCTGGGGCGTTCAGATTTGCCTATGTTTATCACTGAGAATGGCTGTGCGGCACAGGATGAATTGAATGCTAGGGGTGAGGTGATTGATACGGACAGGATTCTGTACCTCCGAGAGTACTTTAAAGCAGCCCATCGCGCTGTTAGTGAAGGGTATCCTCTTAATGGTTATTTCCTCTGGAGTCTGATGGATAACTTTGAGTGGTATTGGGGATATGATCGGCGCTTTGGCATTACTTATATTGATTACCCAACCCAACAGCGTATTCCTAAGGCTAGTTTTGAATGGTATTCCCAGTGCATTGAAAATAATCGGGTAGTTTGA
- a CDS encoding Ppx/GppA phosphatase family protein — translation MVNSLTQDIFLHVSTPDKEQERIIAAIDIGTNSIHMVVVRIDAKLPAFTIIGKEKDTVRLGNCNPRTGELTPEAMNRAIATLQRCKELAASLNAENIVAVATSAVREARNGQAFLQQVYTELGLLVNLISGQEEARRIYLGVLSAMEFNNQPHIIIDIGGGSTELILGDSHNPRSLSSTKIGAVRLTKEFVTTDPISQSEFLYLQAYIRGMLERAVDDIQGNLKLSEQPRLVGTSGTIETLAKMHAYEHLGMLPNPLTGYELSRQDLEKMLKRLAAMSLAERSTLPEMSERRSEIIVAGAIILLEAMKLLGMESLIICGQSLREGLIVDWMLTHGLIEDRLRYQDEVRERSVLAVAGKYQVNLDYSQRVADFALSLFDQTQGKLHNWGTQARELLWAAAILHNCGVYISHSAHHKHSYYLIRNAELLGFLEPEIEIIANLARYHRKSPPKKKHENYNNLANQEHRLLVSQLSALLRLAIALDRRHIGAIRQVKSDYRSDDKALHLYLVPAFANDDCALELWNLDYKKSVFEEEFGVKVVASLASKSSLAGY, via the coding sequence ATGGTTAACTCACTGACCCAAGACATTTTCCTACATGTTTCTACTCCTGACAAAGAGCAAGAGCGCATTATTGCTGCCATCGACATTGGTACCAATTCCATTCACATGGTGGTGGTGCGAATTGACGCTAAACTACCGGCATTCACGATTATTGGTAAAGAAAAGGACACGGTCAGGTTAGGAAATTGCAACCCCCGAACCGGTGAGTTGACCCCCGAAGCCATGAATAGAGCGATCGCAACTCTACAACGCTGCAAGGAACTAGCAGCTAGCCTCAATGCTGAAAACATAGTTGCTGTAGCAACCAGTGCTGTGCGGGAAGCTCGGAATGGCCAGGCTTTTTTGCAACAGGTCTATACAGAATTGGGTTTATTGGTCAACCTAATTTCTGGTCAGGAGGAAGCACGACGCATCTACCTAGGTGTGTTGTCAGCTATGGAATTCAACAACCAGCCCCATATCATTATTGATATTGGCGGTGGTTCAACGGAATTGATCCTCGGGGATAGTCACAACCCCCGTTCCCTAAGTAGCACAAAAATAGGAGCCGTTCGTCTTACAAAGGAGTTTGTAACTACAGACCCCATCAGCCAAAGTGAGTTTCTGTATTTGCAAGCCTATATCAGGGGAATGTTAGAGCGAGCTGTTGACGACATCCAGGGTAACTTGAAACTGAGTGAACAGCCTCGTTTAGTGGGGACATCTGGCACTATTGAGACCCTAGCCAAGATGCACGCTTATGAGCATCTGGGTATGTTACCTAATCCCCTAACCGGGTATGAGCTCAGTCGTCAAGATTTGGAAAAAATGCTCAAGCGCTTAGCTGCTATGAGTTTGGCTGAACGCTCAACCCTGCCAGAGATGTCCGAGAGGCGTTCAGAAATTATTGTTGCTGGGGCAATCATTTTATTAGAAGCTATGAAGCTTCTGGGAATGGAGTCGCTCATAATTTGTGGGCAATCACTCCGGGAAGGCTTAATCGTTGACTGGATGCTCACCCATGGATTGATTGAAGACCGACTACGCTACCAAGATGAGGTCAGGGAAAGGAGTGTGCTCGCAGTTGCTGGGAAATATCAGGTCAACCTGGACTATAGTCAGCGGGTGGCTGACTTTGCCCTGAGCTTATTTGACCAAACCCAAGGAAAACTGCACAATTGGGGAACACAGGCACGGGAATTACTTTGGGCAGCAGCAATTTTACACAACTGTGGGGTGTATATTAGTCATTCGGCCCACCACAAGCATTCTTATTACTTAATTCGCAATGCTGAACTGTTGGGCTTTCTGGAGCCAGAAATTGAAATCATTGCTAATCTGGCTCGTTACCATCGCAAGAGTCCTCCCAAGAAAAAGCATGAGAATTACAACAATCTGGCCAATCAAGAGCATCGCCTGTTGGTGAGTCAGCTTAGTGCTTTGTTACGGTTAGCTATTGCTTTAGACCGTAGACATATTGGTGCAATTCGGCAAGTTAAGTCGGATTATCGATCCGATGATAAAGCACTTCATTTATATCTAGTTCCAGCTTTTGCTAATGATGATTGTGCTTTGGAACTGTGGAATTTGGATTATAAAAAATCGGTGTTTGAAGAGGAATTTGGAGTTAAAGTGGTGGCGAGTTTGGCATCCAAAAGTAGCCTGGCCGGTTATTAA
- a CDS encoding recombinase family protein translates to MIKCERTPSGIRLFETTSLLSLGKRKGIREATICYCRVSSSKQRDDLLRQVAYMHSLFPEAEIIQDVGYWLNYKRKGLRAILERLMCGDQLTIVVACRDRLTRFGFELIEYLVGINGGKIMVLDQPESCL, encoded by the coding sequence ATTATCAAATGTGAACGAACACCAAGCGGAATTAGGCTCTTTGAAACAACAAGTCTGCTCAGCCTTGGAAAAAGAAAAGGAATCAGAGAAGCTACCATCTGTTATTGCCGAGTCAGTAGTAGCAAACAAAGAGACGACCTCCTCAGACAAGTCGCCTATATGCACTCCTTGTTTCCAGAAGCCGAAATCATCCAAGACGTCGGCTATTGGCTCAACTACAAAAGGAAAGGGCTTAGAGCCATACTGGAACGACTTATGTGCGGCGATCAGCTCACAATTGTTGTTGCCTGTCGAGACAGACTTACCCGATTTGGGTTTGAACTCATTGAATACTTGGTCGGTATCAACGGTGGAAAAATCATGGTTCTCGACCAACCTGAAAGTTGTCTTTGA